The stretch of DNA CTtcctgttgagagttagaataatagaatatACAAGGTGCAATTTTAAAATTTGGTTGTGTAacattgttgtttttgtcacactgctttgctttatcttggccaggtcgcagttgtaaatgagaacttgttctcagctggcctacctgcttaaataaaggtgaaattaaaataaaacaaataaaactcAATTAGCCTATGTCAGCAATTAtattttagattggtaaattagtttagcggccagctatctaaacttgtggTAAGCATGGTTGAATTACTAACCAGGGTACTGCCCATTTGATCATCAGTTATCAtgttaaaaactgcaaacatttacCTCCACCCTATGGTAAAGGGTGTAGAACTGCAGTAAGATAGCTGTAAAACTACAAACGAAGACCCACATAATGAGTTAtgtttttttgtggcccccatcaAAGTTACCCATCCCTGATGTAGAGGATGACTATAGGCTTTCTGTACCCAGGGCTATCGTAAGGCTATACAGTATAGAGATAACTGACTGAGTGGAGAAAGGGCATAATCTCCCAACCCTCCACAGCAAAGTCTGAACACAAAGGTGCCATTGAACTGACTGACCAACATAATGAGAAAAGTGTGGCTGGGTGCAGCTCACTAAACTTTTTTTAGTGCTGCAAGGGGTGTAAGAGCGGGTGTAGAGATGGAGCACAGAGTGTCTAATGTCAAAAGGACAACATGGTTGGAGGGAGCATGAGAAGGATCACCCATTCCTCATTCCCGCTGGGAACACTCAACACCATGTCCACCGGGACATTTGTGTTTGTCATGCAACATCTTCCTGGCAGCCTGGAGCCGTGAGTGAGGAATCACTCCTTGTTTATTTCACTGTGGTTAGATCAGGAGCCAAATCAGCACTGTGACTTTACCTCAGTTACCACTGTGCACAAATTAAAGTCCTTTATTGTAGGTGTGACTGCAGTGGCCACTGAACATAATGTCTTTCTCATGACTCAGACATGGATGTGTATGTGGTGTGAATTCTGTGAACTTCATATGTGGAATTTGAATAATGTGTTGTTTTCCTGGTATTTAATTAGAAATAAAGATACGTGAGACTCTACCTTGTCTTTTATATTGTCATTGTTGAACTTCTCTGCCATTCCTTTAGCATCAGCTGTAAGAAGAGAACATGTGATTTGGTTCATATTTTTTCAACAACAGACTATCAGAGTCATCCCACATAACTAAAAAGCAGAGGAGGAGGCTAACCTTCTATGTATTGGCCAAAGATCAGGATTTCATTAGAGTTGTCCTCCTGAAAGACCTCCAGTTTACAGTCGACCCCACACAGGTGCTCCAGAACACTTTCGATTTTAGACCTGGTCTCTTCCTGTGGAAAGACTAGTTGAATTAAACAAAGTGTTTGCACTTGGGGCTACAGAACCTCTGGTTAGTCCTTGTCATTTAGATAACTGAAGTGGGAATTGTCTTCCCGAAATGtgctcacatacagtacattcatgtGCATACACATTCACAACTATGGCTCTTTAGAAATGTATACCCTGAGAGGAACCTACCTCAtcccatctttctttctttcccatAAGCCAAACAAATGATACCAAAACCTTGTGCAATTATACTCCACCCCATGTAACATGATCCAAATAGAGCCACCAGCCCCCACAGACAGCTCTGCTCAAACCCTTGATCCCAGCCCCAGAGTGGACAGCTGGCCTCATTACAAAGCTCACGGGCTCTGCCAAGGAAACTAGACCGCTCTCAAGGCCTCATCTGCTATGGCACTCAGATGTAGAATGtatgtatgtagaatataattCATGTACAGCACACAGACTATAATCTATGTTGAAAACAGTTTTATTCACTTCTCTTTTCCCTGAATGAACTTATTTCCGAGTACTCTCTGTAAGGGGTTAGAATTGAGGGGTCATTGGATGACATGTATTTGCTAGCCTACTTTATGTTATCATTCAGGAATGTTCTATTAGAAGTTTGTGTAGTTGCTGTTAGCTCAAGGTAAAACATGTTTTGACTCCAGCCCCCGATGCAGCTATATTGTGTAGCGCACCAATTACCTCAGAATTGTATCAGAATTCATCAGTAATTTGTTTATAattgaaaacattttttatttttaatctaaATATGATCCTCATAATTGGAAACATACATGGATGTGTCATTAAGATCCCCCACATCAAAGGAAATGTGGTGTCTAACCCAAATGAAGCCAATCAAGTCGTAACGCTTTATCTGGTGTAAGAGTGAGCGTGTCACTGATTACATGCCATGCTGCAGGGTCTTTCCCATGCAAGCCTAAATGGAGAAAGAGTGGGGGGAGCTCGGTCCCATTCAATACTGTTACATAGGTTACATAGGCCTCTTAATGGGAGACTCCTCTATTCCAGGGAACCATTTAATACAATTTAATCTTGATTGAGATCAGAGGAGCTGGAGCTCCAGacggcaggcagacagacacagctgAGAAATGCCAGACATCCCTTCCCTTACCTGGCCCGACCTGCACGGAGCGGAATTCCTGTTAGCCCAACCGGCACTGCCCCAAGACGCTGAGGAATCACTTTGATACATACGCTACAGCAGCAGCCCCACCACCGCCCAGCCACCCTTCACGCCAAACCTTTCGACACGTTCTTCTCGccctctctggacctctctcctGAAGGCATACCTTGAGTTGTAAGAAACTATTTTGACTCCCCCTCCTCACCTGGCAGGCATAACTAGGGAGGAGAAGGGCAGGTGTGCCACTTGCCTCCTTGAAAACTGCCCACTGGAGACATATTAATCACTGCTGATTAATGAAGAGGAATTTCCTTCTTAGCTCATGAGCAATGATTTGAAAAGGGGCAAATTGAAAGTGGCATCTCTGTAAACAAACTAATTTTCCTTTTTCCTGTTATGATTTTGCTTCAAGACCCAATCATCTAACTTTTTACTCTGACCATCTTAGCTTCCGCTCACATTTTCCACCTTGAGACTACCCTCTGGATACAGTTTGAACTGAGGTGGACACTGCTGCCAAGAGGGTTTCCTGAATGTCAGATCAGGAAGGCAGTGTCTTTTCTTTTGGTGAGGTGTGTGTCCATACATGTTCGTGCATACCTGTGGTGTGGACAGTACTTACACAGCTGGACGAGGCCTTTAGTTTCAGACTCACTGCATCTCTGTCCTGGACCGCTTCTTTATCAACACACATCACACCAGCCTgtggagagagaccagaccaCTTCAGTTAGACTAGAGTGTGTGTCATTCATTCTGTATTGGGTGATTTGGATggtataaaaaatacaaataatattatactttttttggtactttttacccctttttctccccaattgtgtgatattcaattggtagttagtcttgtcccatcgctgcaacacAGTGCATGCTTAAcgcggaagccagccacaccaatgtgtcagaggaaacaccgtaacAACTGGTgaccgaagtcagcgtgcatgtgccTGGCTCGCCACAAGGAGTGactagagcgcaatgggacaaggacatcgcggccggccaaaccctcccctaacccagacaacactgggccaattgtgtgccgcatcatgggtctcccggtggcGGGCAGCAGCGATATAGTCCTGGATTGAAcccgggactgtagtgacactgcgatgcagtgccttagaccgctgcgccactcgggaggcccaattTGGATGGTATTGTCACTGCACTCTAGGATCACCTCTGGAATGAGCACCATGTCACTTGACTGAGAGGTCAGAATCTGCTGGGGAGCCTGGGTCTCCTGGTTGTCGTCTGTGGTTGCTGCTTCACCAGCCTTCCCTGTGGCCTCCCTCATGTCTGTGGTCTCCTCTACCACCTTGGTGACTGGAGCCGCTGTGGTGTCATCTAAAATGTCTGAGAGGTCCAGTCCAGGAATACTGGAGAATACATTGATCTGGAAAAAGGATGTATCTCCTTCTGAAAAAAGGGTTAGGGTTTTAGGCCTATGTCTAATTGTATTTAATtcattgttgacaaaaaaatgatGGGATGAGCCTATAGGACGGTATATAAATACAGCAACACCCATAGTGGCTCTGTGGAGATAATCTGCTAATGGATAAGTGTCTTACCTTCATCTGACAGTTGTGTAGGATCAATGTCATCCCCACGAATGACTCCAGCATCATTCACTGGCCGTGTGGGCCCAGTAACAACCTCATATTCTGCAACTACGCCACCTGGAAGAGAACAACAATTGGATAACTTATAGTATAACACTTGCATCCCAACATGTACTGTAGCTACTATGACAACTTTGTCACAACAATGATGTCCAATCCTGAAAGAGTAGAGTCTTCTGTGTCACTTATCTTGAGGGTTGCTATTCTAATTTACGCCAAGCTACATGGTCATTTGTATTGACTTTTACATGACATTGAATTTCCAAGCTATGCTCAACTGAGCCCAGACCTGCCCTGGCTTATATCACCACATTAATTCTACAGCATGTGTGCAAACAGACTTGACTTAGCACCTGGACTCGCAGAACTGATAGCAATCCTGCCACACCAATATATTCTGGCATTAGTAGTGATCCCAGGGGCGGGGGGTCTCATGGGCTGTGAATGTAATCTAGAGTGAGGTGTTTGTGTTAAACCAATGGTGCCCGTCTCTAATAGACTCCACCCAGGGCCTGACCTGAAATCAATTAGGCCCCATGCAGCACTAAAGAAGGGCCTGTAATTAATAGCCTAACTGTGGGATAAGTCTTCAGCTCAGCCTGTTCCAAGTTCAAGTTTCTAGTCTTATTAGTTTCATGTACAGAATAAACATGGTAGACACCgcccaatgaaatgcttacttgcaggctcCTTCTCAACAATAATAAAATACAAGAATGCCaacaaagtaaatggctcagtagaatagaataaacattttaacaTCAgcataatacaggaaggcacaatttatagtacAATGTTTACACATGTATCAGAAAAGGGGGGATTGTAGGCcaagtgtttaaattgtgcacTATTAGCAATAGTAAATAAGAgtggtagcagtgtgtgtgtgtgtgtgtgtgtgtgtgtgtgtgtgtgtgtgtgtgtgtgtgtgtgtgtgtgtgtgtgtgtgtgtgtgtgtgtgtgtgtgtgtgtgtgtgtgtgtcatgagtgtgtgtgagcatgcatgTGTGCTAAGGGATGGAGAGTCCGTGCAGGTcctcagtccagttcaagtgtagagcagtctgatggcttttaGATAAAAACTGTTGCAGACCATGCTCCGATACCGTCTGTCCGATGGTAAGGGAGTGAACAGCTCATGAGTGGGCTCCTTGATGATGCTGCGGGACTTCCTCAGTAACTGTTTCAAGTAGATGTCTTGGATGCGTGGGAACACGGCCCCAGTGCAAATAAACGTTCTCTTGTCGCTGCCAGCTAGGGAGCATGACCCCAGACACACTCCCGCTGGGATGGTAGGTACGAGCCCCCCAGGGAAATGTCTCTCTGGTCTAATGACAGACATTAATACATAGGCCTCTGTGTCATTTACTGGAAATGGAAGTTATATTATTACACTCTTTAAAGTCTTAGTATGTGCATTCATGTCCTCATACCCAGTTATCTATGGGGCTGGACAGATACGATTCTTACTTCTTCAAAACTACTTAACTACTCATGTGGattaatatacactgaacaaacataaatgcaacatgtaacgtgtttatcccatgtttcatgagcctCAGAACTGCAGACCGTGTGGATGGTgtcgtgtgggcaagcggtttgctgatgttcaacaatgtgaacagagtgtcccatgaTGGCAGTGGGCTTATGGtacgggcaggcataagctatggacaatgaatgCAATTGCATTtgattgatggcaatttgaatgcatacAAATACAGTGATGAGATTCTGTTGCCCATTGTGTGCCCCATTTTTTtcaaaggtatctgtgaccaacagatgcatatctgtattcccagtcatgtgaagttcataggttagggcctaatgaatatatttcaattaacctatttcctcatatgaactataactcagtaaatattttgaaattgttgcatgttgcgtttatatttgtttCAGTATAACACCTGCACCGCTTTCACACTCTCGAAAACGAACTTATAATTTCTAAACCCTTGAAGCATTTGATATTTCAATATACCAACCATCAAATATGGTTTGTCTAAATATGGTTTGTCTTCTTTGCCAGGCGTTATGCTATAAGAGAGGTGCCACTCACTGCTAAAAGAGGGTAAGGATATCTCTCCAGTGTGTAACACCCATTATCCTCCAACAGGGTGAAACCATGGGCATATAAACGCCATGGCAAGTTTTAAAGTGAAATATAAGACCCTTGTGCCCATCTGTGCCTGTAAGTGGGGCCTTTTGAATGGGGGTCTTTATATATCACTGATACCCTTACATGGGGATGGCCATGTCTTTAAGACTAATGGGATTTGATACTGACTCCATCTCAGTCCCAGCCCTCATATGCCACGAAGAAGTAATAGGAGAGCTGTGCTTCCCTAGACAACACCAGTGCCCGTTTCAGACTCATTAGTCAGTAGAATACACAATATCAAATCATCTAGGTGAATTAAGTTTCCATCTAGCTAGCCTGTTAAACATCTGAACTCCTTACCAAAATATTCTACTGTTTACTGAAATTGTTGGCTCACAGTGATATTGAATTAATACTTTTTCTCAAAAAAATTGTTATTTTGCTACTTCTACCCATCAGGCCCTCTGAGGTGAAAGCCTGTTTTACGTGAAGTTCCAGACTTAATAGTTTCTACTATTGAATGCTACTATTGTCAGCTACTACGGACAGTGCTAATACAGTGGATACCATGCTGGGCAGTGTATGTTTAATAGACTAAACTGACATAGATAGTACTGGTATAAAAACACTAATAAGTAATGTGTCTGACTCCCTTTTTCCTGAGATTGAACATGTTTACTAAGATACTAATGGACCCCTCCTTTCCCtttccacacctctcacacaaCGTCATTACCTCACCCACTAGGCATTATGACAATTCTGTAGATCTCATTacgactctctcctccctccctgtcattTCTCCATACAGTAACACATTGTTGTTTTCTGGTTAAAACCTCTTGAGGCTATGGGTTCCCCtacaggaccccccccccccagctgaAACGGTGGCGCtgggaatgcaaaaatattcttagaaatatttaacctccacacattaacaagtccaatacctcaaatgaaagataaacaccttgttcatctacccagcgtgtcagattttttaaatgtgttacggcgaaaacacaacatatatttatgttagaccaccaccaaaacaaagaaaaaacGTAGCCATTTTGTACAGCAAAAGATAAAATGACAAAAGCAGGATTTGTTTTTAAATCaatcactaacctcttgaaaatcttcatcagatgacagtcatatgacatgttacacagtacatttatgttttgttcgataatatgtgcattttatatccataaatctcggtttacattgacgccatgttcagaaaattctCCAAAATATctggaggaattatagaaagctacaccagataacagaaatactcatcataaactttgactaaagata from Oncorhynchus keta strain PuntledgeMale-10-30-2019 chromosome 21, Oket_V2, whole genome shotgun sequence encodes:
- the LOC118400192 gene encoding hematopoietic progenitor cell antigen CD34-like isoform X2, translating into MLAAASKRRMTETHKMIAFALLFIATLLHGGVVAEYEVVTGPTRPVNDAGVIRGDDIDPTQLSDEGDTSFFQINVFSSIPGLDLSDILDDTTAAPVTKVVEETTDMREATGKAGEAATTDDNQETQAPQQILTSQSSDMVLIPEAGVMCVDKEAVQDRDAVSLKLKASSSCEETRSKIESVLEHLCGVDCKLEVFQEDNSNEILIFGQYIEADAKGMAEKFNNDNIKDKIDFEEAVPRWGKNSKLVLVSLLLTGLLLAILLIAGYYLKTHRPPPKGARLAEEGFQVDEENQANTLVSVAPLQPQEPLDKPPTNGHSATQTPVADTEM
- the LOC118400192 gene encoding hematopoietic progenitor cell antigen CD34-like isoform X1, which translates into the protein MLAAASKRRMTETHKMIAFALLFIATLLHGGVVAEYEVVTGPTRPVNDAGVIRGDDIDPTQLSDEEGDTSFFQINVFSSIPGLDLSDILDDTTAAPVTKVVEETTDMREATGKAGEAATTDDNQETQAPQQILTSQSSDMVLIPEAGVMCVDKEAVQDRDAVSLKLKASSSCEETRSKIESVLEHLCGVDCKLEVFQEDNSNEILIFGQYIEADAKGMAEKFNNDNIKDKIDFEEAVPRWGKNSKLVLVSLLLTGLLLAILLIAGYYLKTHRPPPKGARLAEEGFQVDEENQANTLVSVAPLQPQEPLDKPPTNGHSATQTPVADTEM